A DNA window from Christiangramia salexigens contains the following coding sequences:
- a CDS encoding GNAT family N-acetyltransferase: MSDLNIQVKKFADLSLQELYELLQLRSEVFVVEQDCVYQDIDGKDDEALHVLGKKNGRIVAYTRCLKPGYYFEQAAIGRVVVKQSERKFGYGHNIMKASDEAISRNYNTSHIKLSAQQYLIKFYESHGYKTQGEGYLEDGIPHIAMIKD, encoded by the coding sequence ATGAGCGATCTAAATATTCAGGTTAAAAAATTCGCGGATTTAAGCCTTCAGGAATTATATGAGCTGTTACAGCTTAGATCTGAGGTCTTTGTTGTAGAACAGGATTGTGTTTATCAGGATATAGATGGAAAAGATGATGAGGCTTTACACGTACTTGGGAAAAAGAACGGCAGGATCGTGGCTTATACCCGTTGTTTAAAACCCGGTTATTATTTTGAACAGGCGGCTATTGGTCGGGTTGTGGTCAAACAATCTGAAAGAAAGTTTGGATATGGTCATAATATTATGAAGGCTTCAGATGAAGCTATTTCCAGAAATTATAATACTTCTCATATAAAGCTTTCGGCTCAGCAATATCTCATCAAATTTTATGAATCCCATGGTTATAAAACCCAGGGGGAAGGATACCTGGAAGATGGTATTCCTCATATTGCAATGATTAAAGACTGA
- the rpiB gene encoding ribose 5-phosphate isomerase B produces the protein MKISIGNDHAGTSYKEMIREKLEAMGHTVTNYGTDSEDSVDYPDFVHPVAEDVEEKKADLGIIICGSGNGANMTANKHQGVRSALCWNSEIAKLAREHNNANVLSIPARFVSEEQAVDMMKTFVETEFEGGRHQRRVDKIPAKKYC, from the coding sequence ATGAAAATCTCTATTGGAAACGATCATGCCGGTACCTCTTATAAAGAAATGATCCGGGAAAAGCTGGAAGCCATGGGGCATACAGTTACTAATTATGGAACCGATTCTGAGGATAGCGTGGATTATCCCGATTTTGTACATCCGGTGGCCGAAGATGTGGAAGAAAAAAAGGCCGATCTTGGTATCATTATATGTGGTAGTGGGAATGGTGCTAATATGACCGCTAATAAACATCAGGGAGTGCGCTCAGCTTTATGCTGGAATTCAGAGATCGCCAAACTTGCCAGAGAACATAATAATGCAAATGTATTGAGTATTCCTGCCAGGTTCGTTTCTGAAGAACAAGCTGTGGATATGATGAAAACTTTTGTTGAAACAGAATTTGAAGGCGGCCGTCATCAAAGAAGAGTTGATAAGATTCCTGCAAAAAAGTACTGTTAA